In one Elephas maximus indicus isolate mEleMax1 chromosome 9, mEleMax1 primary haplotype, whole genome shotgun sequence genomic region, the following are encoded:
- the HACD4 gene encoding very-long-chain (3R)-3-hydroxyacyl-CoA dehydratase 4 — MALPQAWLQPRYRKNAYLFIYYLIQFCGHSWILTNMTARFFSFGKDSVVDTFYAIGLVMQLCQSISLLELLHIYVGIESNHLLPRFLQLTERIIILFVVITSQEEVQEKYVVCVLFIFWNLLDMVRYTYSMLSVIGISYAVLTWLSQTLWMPIYPLCVLAEAFAIYQSLPYFESFGTYSTKLPFDLSIYFPYVLKIYLMMLFIGMYFTYSHLYSERRDVLGVFPIPKKKM; from the exons ATGGCACTGCCCCAGGCCTGGCTGCAGCCCAG GTACAGGAAGAATGCCTATCTTTTCATCTATTATTTAATCCAGTTCTGTGGCCACTCGTGGATCTTGACAAATATGACAGCCAGATTCTTTTCATTTGGAAAAG ATTCAGTGGTTGATACTTTTTATGCTATTGGACTTGTGATGCAGCTTTGCCAATCCATTTCCCTTCTGGAGTTGCTGCACATATATGTTGGCATTGAATCAAACCATCTTCTCCCCAGGTTTCTGCAG CTCACAGAGAGAATAATCATTCTCTTTGTGGTCATCACCAGTCAAGAGGAAGTTCAAGAGAAATATGTGGTgtgtgttttattcatcttttggaATCTATTGGATATGGTTag GTACACCTATAGCATGTTATCAGTCATAGGAATCTCCTATGCTGTCCTGACGTGGCTCAGCCAAACACTATGGATGCCGATTTATCCCCTCTGTGTTCTCGCTGAAG catTTGCCATCTATCAGTCACTGCCTTATTTTGAATCATTTGGTACTTACTCCACCAAGCTGCCCTTTGATTTATCCATCTATTTCCCATATGTGCTGAAAATATATCTCATGATGCTCTTTATag GCATGTATTTTACCTACAGTCATCTGTACTCAGAAAGAAGAGATGTCCTTGGAGTCTTTCCCATCCCAAAGAAGAAAATGTGA